In one Myxococcus xanthus genomic region, the following are encoded:
- a CDS encoding assimilatory sulfite reductase (NADPH) flavoprotein subunit translates to MSASPATHAPPFINALLGENKSALLLKLVEEMDASALHWLSGYTAGLAVRAPQTTVVPVTPVPVAAPAGHFTIIYGTQTGNSRLLAERLKHQVESAGLATRLFRASDYPVRELAKEKLLCVVISTQGDGDPPDDARGFSEFILGKRAPRMEGLRYAVLGLGDSSYPRFCEVGRRLDARFAELGASRLLERADCDVDFEPVAKGWLDQAYTLAREALTPQATVTATVVPLREPHATPAFTKEAPYTAEVLLNQRITARGALKDVRHLELSLAGSGLEYAPGDALGVWPHNPPELVASFLSELRLDGEAAVTREGRTLPLARWLSDELEITRLNRPFLERQATLSGSAALHEVLEPGRTEAFRALLAGHQVIDVLRAHKATWDATELVQSLRRLTPRLYSIASSPKRVGEEAHLTVAVVDYTVFDLRHFGAASYHLATRTAGTDTVRIFIEPNERFRLPQDGDKDVLMIGPGTGVAPFRAFVQERAETGAKGRNWLFFGEQHFRTQFLYQTEWQEALKKQTLHRLSLAFSRDRAQKVYVQHRLRESGRDVYEWLEGGAHLYVCGDAQRMAPDVHEALVDVVSTHGGKSREDAHAWLESLREQRRYLRDVY, encoded by the coding sequence ATGAGCGCATCCCCTGCCACCCATGCTCCCCCGTTCATCAACGCTCTGCTGGGTGAGAACAAGAGTGCCCTGCTGCTCAAGCTCGTGGAGGAGATGGACGCCTCCGCCCTGCACTGGCTGAGCGGCTACACGGCGGGACTGGCCGTCCGCGCCCCCCAGACCACCGTTGTCCCCGTGACGCCCGTACCCGTGGCCGCCCCCGCCGGTCACTTCACCATCATCTACGGGACGCAGACGGGTAACAGCCGCCTCCTGGCCGAGCGCCTCAAGCACCAGGTGGAGTCCGCCGGGCTCGCCACGCGGCTGTTCCGGGCCAGCGACTATCCGGTGCGGGAGCTGGCCAAGGAGAAGCTGCTCTGCGTGGTCATCAGCACCCAGGGAGATGGCGACCCGCCGGACGACGCACGCGGTTTCAGTGAGTTCATCCTCGGCAAGCGCGCGCCTCGCATGGAGGGGCTGCGCTACGCCGTGCTGGGGCTGGGAGACTCCAGCTACCCGCGCTTCTGCGAGGTGGGCCGGCGGCTCGACGCCCGCTTCGCGGAGTTGGGCGCCAGCCGGCTGTTGGAGCGTGCCGATTGCGATGTGGACTTCGAGCCCGTGGCCAAGGGTTGGCTCGACCAGGCCTACACCCTGGCGCGCGAAGCACTGACTCCGCAGGCGACGGTGACGGCCACGGTCGTGCCGCTGCGGGAGCCGCACGCCACGCCCGCGTTCACCAAGGAAGCGCCCTACACGGCGGAGGTGCTGCTCAATCAGCGCATCACTGCACGCGGCGCGCTCAAGGACGTGCGGCACCTGGAGCTGTCGCTCGCGGGCTCCGGGCTGGAATACGCCCCCGGCGACGCGCTGGGCGTGTGGCCCCACAATCCGCCGGAGCTGGTGGCGTCCTTCCTGTCCGAGCTGCGCCTCGACGGAGAAGCGGCGGTCACCCGAGAGGGCCGCACGCTCCCGCTGGCGCGCTGGCTGAGTGACGAGTTGGAAATCACCAGGCTCAACCGCCCCTTCCTGGAGCGACAAGCCACGCTGTCCGGCAGCGCGGCGCTGCACGAAGTGCTCGAACCGGGCCGCACCGAGGCCTTCCGCGCACTGCTGGCGGGGCATCAGGTCATCGACGTACTCCGCGCCCACAAGGCCACCTGGGACGCCACGGAGCTGGTCCAGTCCCTGCGCCGGCTGACGCCCCGGTTGTACTCGATTGCCTCCAGCCCCAAGCGCGTGGGTGAAGAGGCGCACCTCACGGTGGCGGTGGTGGACTACACGGTGTTCGACCTGCGGCACTTCGGCGCGGCGTCGTACCACCTGGCCACGCGCACGGCCGGCACCGACACGGTCCGCATCTTCATCGAGCCGAACGAACGCTTCCGGCTGCCGCAGGACGGCGACAAGGACGTGCTGATGATTGGCCCTGGCACCGGCGTGGCGCCCTTCCGGGCCTTCGTCCAGGAGCGCGCGGAGACCGGAGCGAAGGGCCGCAACTGGCTCTTCTTCGGTGAGCAACACTTCCGCACCCAGTTCCTCTACCAGACGGAGTGGCAGGAGGCCCTGAAGAAGCAGACGCTGCACCGGCTGTCACTCGCCTTCTCGCGGGACCGCGCTCAGAAGGTCTACGTGCAGCACCGGCTGCGTGAGTCCGGACGTGACGTCTACGAATGGCTCGAAGGAGGCGCCCACCTCTACGTGTGCGGCGACGCCCAGCGCATGGCCCCGGATGTCCACGAGGCACTGGTGGACGTCGTCTCCACCCACGGCGGCAAGAGCCGCGAGGACGCGCACGCCTGGCTCGAATCCCTGCGCGAGCAGCGGCGCTACCTGCGCGACGTCTACTGA
- a CDS encoding sulfate adenylyltransferase subunit 1, which yields MDTGLQQLLDQHASRELLRLVVVGSVDDGKSTLIGRLLYECDGLFEDQISAVRKASAKRTAAAVSVPSEVLVQGLKAAAGADGEELDFSLFTDGLRAEREQGITIDVAYRYLSTARRKVIVADTPGHIQYTRNMATGASTADAAVILVDARLGVLPQTRRHAYIASLLGIPYLAVAVNKMDLTGFDRGAFERIGAELVDFAHALGFEGVRLFPISASRGDNITRPSARTPWHEGGSLLAWLESLPHQRRQDDAPFRFPVQYVLRPHQDYRGLAGQIASGTVRVGDEIQVHPSGRRTRVAGIDTFDGPLEEAASPASVTLRLADEVDASRGDVLAHVDQPPLSLHQLDAMLVWFGEQPLDCSRRYLVKQASRTAPAHIERVLWRKELADLSEQPAESLSLNDIGRVRVVCRRPLLTDPYRDNRRTGAFIVIDALTHDTVAAGMVLGPAEESTKSDVASSLVTQPERRGRLGQPGAIVLLPATPDAGSRAFQLERRLFDLGWHVTTTPGDVEVALALAAAGLVALVHTDTPQTRRVLRAEARDAGAAWLELEATEDLQQHLDRIISLREAAR from the coding sequence ATGGACACCGGCTTGCAGCAACTGCTCGACCAGCATGCCTCCCGGGAGCTGCTCCGGCTCGTCGTGGTCGGCTCCGTGGATGACGGGAAGTCCACCCTCATCGGCAGGCTCCTCTACGAGTGCGACGGGCTCTTCGAGGACCAGATTTCCGCCGTGCGGAAGGCCAGCGCGAAGCGGACCGCCGCCGCCGTGTCCGTGCCCTCCGAGGTGCTGGTCCAAGGCCTGAAGGCCGCGGCCGGCGCGGACGGGGAGGAACTGGACTTCTCCCTCTTCACCGACGGCCTGCGCGCCGAGCGTGAGCAGGGCATCACCATCGACGTTGCCTACCGCTACCTCAGCACCGCGCGGCGCAAGGTCATCGTCGCGGACACGCCGGGCCACATCCAGTACACGCGCAACATGGCCACCGGCGCCTCCACGGCGGACGCGGCGGTCATCCTGGTGGACGCGCGACTGGGCGTGCTGCCGCAGACGCGCCGCCACGCGTACATCGCCTCGCTGCTGGGCATCCCCTACCTGGCCGTGGCGGTGAACAAGATGGACCTCACGGGCTTCGACCGCGGCGCCTTCGAGCGCATCGGCGCCGAGCTGGTGGACTTCGCCCACGCGCTCGGCTTCGAGGGCGTGCGGCTCTTCCCCATCAGCGCCAGTCGCGGGGACAACATCACCCGGCCCAGCGCCCGCACGCCCTGGCATGAAGGCGGCAGCCTGCTCGCATGGCTGGAGTCCCTGCCCCACCAGCGCCGGCAGGACGACGCGCCCTTCCGCTTCCCCGTTCAGTACGTGCTCCGACCCCACCAGGACTACCGAGGGCTGGCGGGACAGATTGCCTCCGGCACCGTCCGCGTCGGGGATGAAATCCAGGTCCATCCCTCCGGGCGGCGCACGCGCGTGGCGGGCATCGACACCTTCGACGGACCGCTGGAGGAGGCCGCGTCCCCCGCGTCCGTCACGCTGCGACTCGCGGACGAAGTGGACGCCAGCCGAGGCGACGTGCTGGCCCATGTGGACCAGCCGCCGCTGTCTCTCCACCAGCTCGACGCGATGCTCGTGTGGTTTGGAGAACAACCGCTGGACTGCTCGCGCCGCTACCTGGTGAAGCAGGCCTCGCGGACCGCGCCCGCGCACATCGAGCGGGTGCTGTGGCGCAAGGAACTGGCGGACCTGTCCGAGCAACCCGCCGAGTCCCTGTCGCTCAACGACATCGGCCGGGTGCGGGTGGTGTGCCGTCGGCCGCTGCTGACCGACCCGTACCGCGACAACCGCCGCACGGGCGCCTTCATCGTCATCGACGCGCTCACGCACGACACGGTGGCCGCGGGCATGGTCCTGGGTCCCGCGGAGGAGTCGACGAAGAGCGACGTGGCCTCCTCGCTCGTCACGCAGCCCGAGCGGCGGGGACGGCTGGGGCAGCCCGGTGCCATTGTCCTGCTACCCGCCACGCCGGACGCGGGCTCACGCGCATTCCAGTTGGAGCGCCGGCTGTTCGACCTGGGCTGGCACGTCACCACCACCCCCGGTGATGTGGAGGTCGCGCTGGCGCTCGCGGCGGCGGGATTGGTGGCCCTGGTCCACACCGACACGCCCCAGACACGCCGGGTCCTGCGGGCGGAGGCCCGCGATGCCGGCGCCGCGTGGCTGGAGCTGGAAGCCACTGAAGACCTGCAGCAACACCTCGACCGGATCATCTCCCTCCGGGAGGCCGCACGATGA
- a CDS encoding class I SAM-dependent methyltransferase, producing the protein MSSPTESAVHPRRFHAESLVHIHRHLLASLRAGPVTIEVPDPDLGRGCYPGERVGPSGALLHRPLRSWCDLAEGLACRLLTPRAVDATHIALTFERLGPEATWHAGGQADEAVSLQERYGAASAFARLRKLEDAGFLLPWLEALGRIRLPESGRVLDLGVNRGDELAAFSWLEEAPDVRFVGVDHSASAIEEARARFPDARHRFVVADLNALPEDLGRFHLVVSVGTLQSPGVDDHALLRRLVQEHLEPRSALLLGFPNSRFRDGEVVYGARVRNLREPDLSLLVKDLSFYRRYLHQHGFRTFLGGKYDLLLTAVRGASD; encoded by the coding sequence ATGTCGAGCCCCACCGAGTCTGCCGTGCACCCTCGCCGCTTCCATGCCGAGTCCCTGGTCCACATCCATCGGCACTTGCTGGCGTCGCTCCGGGCGGGGCCCGTCACCATCGAGGTGCCAGACCCGGACCTGGGCAGGGGTTGCTACCCCGGCGAGCGGGTGGGCCCGTCCGGCGCGCTGCTCCATCGGCCCCTGCGCAGTTGGTGCGACCTGGCGGAGGGGCTCGCGTGCCGGCTGCTCACGCCCCGCGCGGTGGATGCGACGCACATCGCGCTGACCTTCGAGCGGCTGGGGCCCGAGGCGACCTGGCACGCGGGAGGCCAGGCGGACGAAGCGGTGTCACTGCAAGAACGCTATGGCGCGGCCTCCGCGTTCGCGCGCCTGCGCAAGCTGGAGGACGCGGGCTTCTTGCTGCCGTGGCTCGAAGCGCTTGGGCGCATCCGGTTGCCGGAGTCCGGCCGCGTGCTCGACCTGGGTGTCAACCGCGGGGATGAGCTGGCGGCGTTCTCGTGGCTGGAGGAGGCCCCGGATGTGCGCTTCGTGGGGGTGGACCACAGCGCCAGCGCCATCGAAGAGGCGCGTGCCCGCTTCCCCGATGCGCGGCACCGCTTCGTCGTCGCCGACCTCAACGCGCTGCCGGAGGACCTGGGGCGCTTCCACCTGGTGGTGTCGGTGGGCACACTGCAGAGCCCTGGCGTGGATGACCATGCCCTGCTGCGCAGGCTGGTGCAGGAGCACCTGGAGCCGCGCTCGGCGCTGCTGCTGGGCTTCCCGAATTCCCGCTTCCGGGATGGTGAGGTCGTCTATGGCGCGCGGGTGCGGAACCTGCGCGAGCCCGACCTGTCGCTGCTGGTGAAGGACCTGTCTTTCTACCGTCGCTATCTGCACCAGCACGGCTTCCGTACGTTCCTGGGCGGCAAGTACGACCTGCTCCTCACCGCGGTGCGGGGCGCGAGTGATTGA
- the cysD gene encoding sulfate adenylyltransferase subunit CysD, which translates to MSEHTFARASHLSELEAESIHILRETVAEFANPVMLYSIGKDSQVLLHLARKAFHPAPLPFPLLHVDTTWKFRDMYAFRDAFVARHGLRLIIHRNQRALAEGINPFDHGSQKYTHAMKTQALLEALAAHGFDAAFGGARRDEEKSRAKERVFSFRDRHGQWDPRRQRPELWNLFNGRVDAGESMRVFPLSNWTELDVWHYVLRERIPVVPLYFAAERPVIDRGGTLLMVDDERMRLRPGEKPEIRRVRFRTLGCYPLSGAIESSATTVETVIHEMVNARQSERQGRLIDHDEEGSMELKKREGYF; encoded by the coding sequence ATGAGTGAGCACACGTTCGCGCGGGCGTCCCACCTGTCGGAGCTGGAAGCGGAGAGCATCCACATCCTCCGGGAGACGGTGGCCGAGTTCGCCAACCCGGTGATGCTCTACAGCATCGGCAAGGACTCCCAGGTCCTGCTGCACCTGGCGCGCAAGGCCTTCCACCCCGCGCCCCTGCCCTTCCCGCTGCTCCACGTGGACACCACCTGGAAGTTCCGGGACATGTATGCGTTCCGGGACGCCTTCGTGGCGCGCCACGGACTGCGCCTCATCATCCACCGGAACCAGCGCGCGCTGGCCGAGGGCATCAACCCCTTCGACCACGGCAGCCAGAAGTACACCCATGCGATGAAGACGCAGGCGCTGCTGGAGGCGCTGGCGGCGCATGGCTTCGACGCGGCCTTCGGTGGCGCGCGGCGCGACGAGGAGAAGTCCCGCGCCAAGGAGCGGGTGTTCTCCTTCCGGGACCGGCACGGACAGTGGGACCCGCGCCGCCAGCGGCCGGAGCTGTGGAACCTCTTCAACGGCCGCGTCGACGCGGGCGAGAGCATGCGCGTCTTCCCGCTGTCCAACTGGACGGAGCTGGACGTGTGGCACTACGTGCTGCGCGAGCGCATCCCCGTGGTGCCGCTCTACTTCGCCGCGGAGCGTCCTGTCATTGACCGGGGCGGCACGCTGCTCATGGTGGATGACGAGCGCATGCGGCTTCGGCCCGGGGAGAAGCCCGAAATCCGGCGCGTGCGCTTCCGGACCCTGGGCTGCTACCCGCTCAGCGGCGCCATCGAATCCTCCGCCACCACGGTGGAGACCGTCATCCACGAGATGGTGAACGCCCGCCAGTCCGAGCGGCAGGGCCGACTCATCGACCACGACGAAGAGGGCTCCATGGAGCTCAAGAAGCGCGAGGGCTACTTCTAA
- the gspC gene encoding type II secretion system protein GspC yields MATPLRKHFWLVTTTFIALAMLLLASTTNLLVEFAFTPRISNMLRDEQASPAEATSRPRAALEGKRLAKLTGLTLDKSPEQTPPSGGGTAMNTSLRLKLLGTLVAHDSQWSLASVEDLDAKRIRSVMTGDDLQGARVVSIERERITFLMDGQEEFIRADRHGGVSHAPFLANAAPAHTGVRAVGAHTYEVSRRAVEDALANMDGLLTQARVVPAFRDGKPQGFKVFSIKKGSLYEQLGIQSGDVLRRINGVSLDAPDRALEAFMLLRGASHLELDIERGGSPVRKVYDVR; encoded by the coding sequence ATGGCCACCCCACTCCGGAAGCACTTCTGGCTCGTCACGACGACATTCATCGCACTCGCCATGCTGCTCCTGGCGAGTACGACCAACCTGCTCGTGGAGTTCGCATTCACTCCACGCATTTCAAACATGCTGCGGGATGAGCAAGCATCGCCAGCCGAGGCTACCTCACGCCCCCGCGCGGCATTGGAAGGCAAGCGTCTGGCAAAGCTCACAGGACTGACCCTCGACAAATCGCCGGAGCAGACGCCGCCCTCGGGTGGCGGCACGGCCATGAACACATCCCTGCGGTTGAAGCTGCTCGGCACCCTGGTGGCGCATGACTCGCAGTGGTCGCTCGCCTCGGTCGAAGACCTCGACGCGAAGCGCATCCGCAGCGTGATGACCGGTGACGACCTGCAGGGCGCTCGCGTCGTCTCCATCGAGCGCGAGCGCATCACCTTCCTGATGGACGGCCAGGAGGAGTTCATCCGCGCCGACCGCCATGGAGGCGTCTCACACGCGCCCTTCCTGGCGAACGCCGCGCCCGCGCACACGGGCGTCCGCGCGGTGGGTGCGCATACCTATGAGGTGTCCCGCCGCGCTGTCGAAGACGCGCTTGCCAATATGGACGGCCTGCTCACCCAGGCCCGTGTGGTGCCAGCCTTCCGCGACGGCAAGCCCCAGGGCTTCAAGGTCTTCTCCATCAAGAAGGGCTCCCTCTACGAGCAGCTCGGCATCCAGTCTGGTGACGTGCTCCGGCGCATCAATGGCGTCTCGCTCGACGCGCCCGACAGAGCCCTGGAGGCCTTCATGCTGCTACGGGGCGCTTCGCACCTCGAGCTCGACATCGAGCGAGGAGGGAGCCCGGTCCGCAAGGTGTACGACGTGAGGTGA
- a CDS encoding NAD-dependent protein deacetylase, giving the protein MTAPHDALPVPSLAPSMEALVSLLTRRSTVVLTGAGCSTESGIPDYRGPGTRARARNPIQHREFLTRPEVRARYWARSLMGWPRFSSARPNAAHAALAELEQAGHVRGLITQNVDGLHHAAGSSRVIELHGALAQVRCLACGAQEAREALQARLLSLNPGFSLEVLELRPDGDADLTSEQLSSFQVPACLVCGGTLKPDVVFFGDNVPVPTVASAFALLEEGDALLVVGSSLAIFSGYRFLVRASERRMPIAILNLGECRGVELADVHLEARAGDALPRLAAALARS; this is encoded by the coding sequence ATGACTGCCCCGCACGATGCCCTGCCTGTCCCCAGCCTCGCTCCGAGCATGGAGGCGCTGGTCTCATTGCTCACGCGCCGCAGCACGGTGGTGCTCACCGGGGCGGGGTGCAGCACCGAGTCAGGCATCCCCGACTATCGGGGGCCCGGGACGCGGGCGCGGGCGCGCAACCCCATTCAGCATCGCGAGTTCCTCACGCGCCCCGAGGTCCGGGCGCGCTACTGGGCGCGGAGCCTGATGGGCTGGCCGCGCTTCTCCTCGGCCCGGCCCAACGCTGCGCACGCGGCGCTGGCGGAGCTGGAGCAGGCGGGCCACGTCCGAGGCCTCATCACCCAGAACGTGGACGGGCTGCACCATGCCGCTGGCAGCTCGCGGGTGATTGAGCTGCATGGCGCGCTGGCCCAGGTCCGGTGCCTGGCGTGCGGCGCGCAGGAGGCGCGCGAGGCGTTGCAGGCGCGGCTGCTGTCACTCAACCCTGGCTTCTCCCTCGAGGTGCTGGAGCTGCGTCCGGACGGTGACGCGGACCTGACCTCCGAGCAGCTGTCGTCCTTCCAGGTCCCTGCGTGCCTGGTGTGTGGTGGAACGCTCAAGCCGGACGTCGTCTTCTTCGGCGACAACGTGCCGGTTCCCACCGTGGCGTCGGCGTTCGCCCTGTTGGAGGAGGGCGACGCGCTGCTGGTGGTGGGCTCTTCGCTGGCCATCTTCTCCGGCTACCGCTTCCTGGTGCGCGCGTCCGAGCGCCGGATGCCCATCGCCATTCTCAACCTGGGGGAGTGCCGGGGCGTGGAGCTCGCGGACGTGCACCTGGAGGCGCGGGCAGGGGATGCGCTCCCCCGGCTCGCGGCGGCACTGGCCCGGAGCTGA
- the cysI gene encoding assimilatory sulfite reductase (NADPH) hemoprotein subunit: MSHQPKPLSEVEHIKTQSRLLRGSLAESLEDPVTGGLATPDTNLIKFHGSYQQDDRDVREERRQQKLEPDYSFMLRTRLPGGVCTPAQWLVMDALAREHANHTLRITTRQAFQLHGVIKDDLRPTIARINEAMMDTLAACGDVNRNVLCNPNPVDSRVHETVYQWAVRISEHLLPKTRAYYEVWLGKEKVAGGEDEPIYGATYLPRKFKAAVAVPPLNDVDVFAQDLGFIAIIEGDALVGFNVSVGGGMGATHGDAATYPRLADVVGFIPPEQTLAVAEEVVKIHRDFGDRTNRKHARLKYVLEERGVPWFTAELEKRLGFPLQPARPFAFEHNGDRFGWTEGHDGRWHLTLHLDSGRVADRPGAPHLTGLREIARIHTGDFRLTANQNLVIAGVTPEARDAIGALVTAHALDSFRSASPVRRNALACVALPTCGLAMAEAERYLPTFVGRLEDRLRAHGLQDANLLLRITGCPNGCARPYLAEVGLVGKAPGRYNLHLGGDARGQRLSHLYRENIDEDAILAALEPLFEGYARERQPGEGFGDFVVRAGHVPSPAVQPRPS, encoded by the coding sequence ATGAGCCACCAGCCCAAGCCTCTCTCCGAAGTGGAGCACATCAAGACCCAGAGCCGCCTGCTCCGGGGAAGTCTGGCGGAGAGCCTGGAGGACCCGGTGACGGGCGGCCTCGCCACGCCGGACACCAACCTCATCAAGTTCCACGGCAGCTATCAGCAGGACGACCGCGACGTGCGCGAGGAGCGGCGTCAGCAGAAGCTGGAGCCCGACTACAGCTTCATGCTCCGCACCCGCCTGCCTGGAGGCGTGTGCACACCGGCCCAGTGGCTGGTGATGGACGCCCTGGCGCGCGAGCACGCCAACCACACGCTGCGCATCACCACGCGGCAGGCCTTTCAGTTACACGGCGTCATCAAGGATGACCTCCGGCCCACCATCGCCCGCATCAACGAAGCGATGATGGACACGCTGGCCGCCTGCGGCGACGTGAACCGCAACGTGCTGTGCAACCCCAATCCGGTGGACTCGCGCGTCCACGAGACGGTGTACCAGTGGGCGGTGCGCATCTCCGAGCACCTGCTGCCGAAGACGCGCGCCTACTACGAAGTCTGGCTGGGGAAGGAGAAGGTGGCCGGCGGTGAGGACGAGCCCATCTACGGCGCCACGTACCTGCCCCGGAAGTTCAAGGCCGCCGTGGCGGTGCCGCCCCTCAACGACGTGGATGTCTTCGCGCAGGACCTGGGCTTCATCGCCATCATCGAAGGCGACGCGCTCGTGGGCTTCAACGTCTCCGTGGGCGGCGGCATGGGCGCCACGCATGGTGACGCGGCCACCTATCCCCGGCTGGCGGACGTCGTCGGCTTCATCCCGCCGGAGCAGACGCTCGCCGTCGCCGAGGAGGTGGTGAAGATTCACCGCGACTTCGGGGACCGCACCAACCGCAAGCACGCGCGCCTGAAGTACGTCCTGGAGGAGCGCGGCGTTCCCTGGTTCACGGCAGAGCTGGAGAAGCGGCTCGGCTTCCCGCTCCAGCCAGCGCGCCCCTTCGCTTTCGAGCACAACGGAGACCGCTTCGGGTGGACAGAGGGCCATGACGGCCGGTGGCATCTGACGTTGCACCTGGACAGCGGCCGCGTGGCGGACCGGCCCGGCGCGCCGCACTTGACGGGCCTGCGGGAGATTGCGCGCATCCACACCGGGGACTTCCGGCTCACGGCGAACCAGAACCTCGTCATCGCAGGTGTGACGCCCGAGGCTCGCGACGCCATCGGCGCGCTGGTGACGGCGCACGCGCTGGACAGCTTCCGCAGCGCCAGCCCGGTGCGTCGCAACGCGCTGGCGTGCGTGGCGCTGCCGACGTGCGGGCTCGCCATGGCGGAGGCGGAGCGCTACCTGCCTACCTTCGTGGGACGGCTGGAGGACCGGCTGCGGGCGCATGGCCTGCAGGACGCCAACCTGCTGCTCCGCATCACCGGGTGCCCCAACGGCTGCGCGAGGCCGTACCTGGCGGAGGTGGGACTCGTGGGCAAGGCGCCGGGCCGCTACAACCTGCACCTGGGCGGAGATGCGCGAGGCCAGCGCCTCAGTCACCTCTACAGGGAGAACATCGACGAGGACGCCATCCTCGCCGCGCTGGAGCCATTGTTCGAAGGCTACGCACGCGAACGTCAGCCCGGTGAAGGCTTTGGCGACTTCGTGGTGCGCGCTGGCCACGTCCCCAGCCCAGCCGTTCAGCCTCGGCCGTCCTGA